The Sulfurimonas aquatica genomic sequence GTATCTGGCGCTTTAGATGCAACAAGTTTAAATAAATTAGTAGACTCATTTCTTTAGATGATTTTTACTAACCCTTACATATAATTTAATATTACATAAGGAGTCTGTTATGAAAAATACGCAAAAGTACAAATGTGAAGTATGTGATTATATTTATGACCCTGAACTTGGTGATATAGAAAATGGAATAGAAGCGGGTACCGCCTTTGAAGACTTACCAGATAGTTGGACCTGTCCTGATTGTGGAGAGCCTAAAGATAGCTTTGAGCCATATGATGGCTAAATTGATTAGAGAGCCTTAGGCTTCTCTAATTTACTTTATATAAGAACAACAGTAATCAGTAACTGTTTTTATTTTTAAATCAAACGAAGAGTTAGCAGGAACATTGAAT encodes the following:
- a CDS encoding rubredoxin, with the translated sequence MKNTQKYKCEVCDYIYDPELGDIENGIEAGTAFEDLPDSWTCPDCGEPKDSFEPYDG